One stretch of Streptomyces agglomeratus DNA includes these proteins:
- a CDS encoding NF041680 family putative transposase: MSPLFSSLARSPRRADALFELGDAVLCADGPVRSLVELSLVGEHRRGHGGLYDALAAGRVDVARLRRALAAVPLPRAADNQLVLAADITCWLRPDAHTSPQRILCHTYGRGKDQHIPVPGWPYSVICALETGRSSWTAPLDALRLAPGDDAATVTAGQMRELVERLIAAGQWRDGDPEILIVVDAGYDVPRLAFLLKDLPVQVLGRMRSDRVLRRAAPPRTPGTRGRPPRHGGEFVFGDPATWDTPDAATVTETRLYGTATARAWDRLHPRLTHRSAWTAQLGALPVIEGTVIRLQVDHLPSGATPKPVWLWWSGTDATETDIDLLWQAFLRRFDIEHTFRLFKQTLGWTCPKIRTPEAADRWSWLILAVFTQLRLARPLAADLRRPWEKPSPPDRLTPARVRRDFRHLRPNAACPAEAPKPSRPGPGRPPGRKNTRATPRHDVHTVRKTDTAKPRQRKSTTPRPRRTG; encoded by the coding sequence ATTTCGCCGTTGTTCTCGTCCTTGGCAAGGTCGCCAAGGCGTGCGGATGCGTTGTTCGAGCTGGGCGACGCCGTGCTGTGTGCGGATGGTCCGGTCAGGTCGCTGGTGGAGCTGTCGCTGGTGGGCGAACACCGTCGCGGGCACGGTGGGCTCTACGACGCCCTGGCCGCAGGCCGAGTCGATGTCGCCCGGCTGCGGCGGGCGCTGGCCGCGGTGCCTCTGCCGCGGGCGGCGGACAACCAGCTGGTGCTGGCTGCCGACATCACTTGCTGGCTGCGGCCCGACGCGCACACCTCACCGCAGCGGATCCTGTGCCACACCTACGGGCGGGGCAAGGACCAGCACATTCCCGTTCCCGGCTGGCCGTACTCGGTGATCTGCGCGCTGGAGACGGGCCGTAGTTCGTGGACCGCGCCGCTGGACGCGCTGCGTCTGGCGCCGGGCGACGACGCTGCCACGGTCACCGCCGGGCAGATGCGCGAACTGGTCGAGCGACTGATCGCAGCCGGGCAGTGGAGGGACGGTGACCCGGAGATCCTGATTGTGGTGGACGCCGGATACGACGTGCCTCGCCTGGCCTTCCTGCTGAAGGATCTGCCGGTGCAGGTGCTGGGCCGGATGCGCTCGGACCGCGTCCTGCGCCGGGCGGCACCGCCCCGCACCCCTGGCACCCGGGGCCGCCCGCCCCGCCACGGTGGCGAGTTCGTCTTCGGCGACCCCGCCACCTGGGACACCCCCGACGCGGCAACCGTGACCGAGACCCGTCTCTACGGCACCGCCACCGCCCGGGCCTGGGACAGGCTCCACCCGAGACTGACCCACCGCTCCGCCTGGACGGCCCAGCTGGGCGCGTTGCCCGTAATCGAGGGCACCGTGATCCGCCTGCAGGTCGACCACCTGCCCAGCGGCGCGACACCCAAGCCGGTCTGGCTGTGGTGGTCGGGCACCGACGCCACCGAAACCGACATCGACCTGCTCTGGCAGGCATTCCTTCGGCGCTTCGACATCGAGCACACCTTCCGCCTGTTCAAGCAGACACTGGGCTGGACCTGCCCGAAGATCCGCACCCCGGAAGCCGCGGACCGCTGGAGCTGGCTCATCCTCGCCGTCTTCACCCAGCTCCGGCTCGCCCGCCCGCTGGCGGCCGATCTACGCCGGCCGTGGGAGAAACCGAGCCCGCCCGACAGGCTCACCCCCGCCCGGGTCCGTCGCGATTTCCGGCACCTCCGCCCGAACGCCGCCTGTCCCGCCGAAGCACCGAAACCCTCCCGCCCCGGCCCCGGACGGCCACCAGGACGCAAGAACACCCGGGCAACCCCACGCCACGACGTCCACACAGTCCGCAAAACAGACACCGCGAAACCACGACAGAGGAAGTCAACAACCCCACGACCCCGCCGCACAGGTTAA
- a CDS encoding recombinase family protein, with protein MTKTLTRAVESVQRAVDGLRAVDYLRVSTEEQTKGYGIAYTGKRTKAHIAKKGWSHVDTYADEGFSGSLDHTQRPDLKRLMADARQIPCPFDVVVVQEERAIGRRDRAFWPWVWKLEDLGIFVAVVRGDYDNTSEEGRSRMRREQDRAEDERVTIRDRTQGGVQEKAETGGHLGGVAPYGYRIENKGVKGESRIVLDTGDAHEGYPILHRAFRYIVEEGMCCAEVEDMYNAERIPGPALDYWPRGSLRHVLTGQAIQEAVRVFRNPKGPKVRLDADGNPLFGETVSIELEPVFTKAQMERLNKALARTSSGPRTEEAAVYPLSKHIISTCGRLRTGVSNIGNDKGRAYRCTGKNQQGTSKAKCDCAQIDAAALESRVWSETCRMLEDPDRVRQMTQDWVELAESNGVDYEARVKELNELIEEQEGTIDATTEATARRARRKGLDKKATQEAITRATRDLEAKLADLEKLRNEALAWQADMQGSIDRAQDLGWLADTARVRLHSMNARQQEDIMDLLDLRVTILGEAPRKTRRDDQISAWFRERERVVPNLTDGAWELVEPILKARRGRRPADARGLLDALLTKARTGCAWNDLKYGNVASIWTRWLKSGLWDDLMEALALASGEPARDAITLPPLRIEGRIDPRLFIGEDQSPDHEDPFKASHYKISPFELESALLEHEAVAEAAVVPAPDPLRLAVPKAYVVLAEGWEPGPATARVLFAHSRSVLAPYQRIRRIEFAELPRTVSGKIRRIELRERTAKGSGAEYDEGDLR; from the coding sequence ATGACAAAGACTCTCACGCGGGCCGTCGAGTCGGTGCAGCGAGCCGTGGACGGCTTGCGCGCAGTTGACTATCTGCGGGTGTCGACAGAGGAACAGACCAAGGGCTACGGCATCGCCTACACCGGCAAGCGCACCAAGGCCCACATCGCCAAGAAGGGCTGGAGCCACGTCGACACCTACGCCGACGAGGGGTTCAGCGGCAGTCTCGACCACACTCAGCGCCCGGACCTCAAGCGCCTCATGGCAGACGCCCGGCAGATTCCGTGCCCCTTCGATGTGGTCGTCGTCCAAGAAGAGCGCGCCATCGGCCGGCGCGACCGCGCCTTCTGGCCCTGGGTCTGGAAGCTCGAAGACCTTGGGATCTTCGTTGCCGTCGTCCGCGGGGACTACGACAACACCAGCGAAGAGGGCCGCTCCCGCATGCGCAGGGAGCAGGACCGCGCGGAAGACGAGCGGGTCACCATCCGTGACCGCACACAGGGCGGCGTGCAGGAGAAGGCGGAGACTGGCGGGCACCTTGGAGGGGTCGCCCCGTACGGCTACCGCATCGAGAACAAGGGCGTGAAGGGCGAAAGCCGGATCGTGCTCGACACGGGTGACGCCCATGAGGGCTACCCCATCCTGCACCGAGCCTTCCGCTACATCGTCGAGGAGGGGATGTGTTGCGCGGAGGTCGAGGACATGTACAACGCGGAGCGGATTCCCGGCCCGGCCCTGGACTACTGGCCGCGAGGCTCCTTGAGGCACGTACTCACCGGACAGGCCATCCAGGAGGCAGTACGCGTCTTCCGGAACCCCAAGGGCCCGAAGGTCCGCTTGGACGCGGACGGCAACCCGCTGTTCGGGGAGACCGTCTCCATCGAGCTGGAGCCCGTCTTCACGAAGGCGCAAATGGAGCGCCTGAACAAGGCCCTTGCCCGCACCTCCAGCGGTCCCCGGACTGAGGAAGCGGCGGTCTATCCGTTGAGCAAGCACATCATCAGCACGTGCGGCCGGCTCCGCACTGGCGTGAGCAACATCGGGAATGACAAAGGCCGGGCCTACCGATGTACGGGTAAGAACCAGCAAGGCACGAGCAAGGCGAAGTGCGACTGCGCGCAGATCGACGCCGCGGCCCTGGAGAGCCGCGTCTGGTCGGAGACGTGCCGGATGCTGGAAGACCCGGATCGCGTCCGGCAGATGACGCAGGACTGGGTGGAACTGGCCGAGAGCAACGGCGTGGACTACGAGGCCCGGGTCAAGGAACTCAATGAGCTGATCGAGGAGCAAGAAGGCACGATCGACGCCACCACTGAAGCCACGGCACGCAGGGCTCGGCGCAAAGGGCTCGACAAGAAGGCGACGCAAGAGGCCATTACCCGCGCAACGCGGGACCTTGAGGCCAAGCTGGCCGATCTTGAAAAGCTCAGGAACGAAGCGCTGGCGTGGCAGGCGGACATGCAGGGCAGCATCGACCGGGCGCAGGACCTCGGCTGGCTGGCCGACACTGCCCGCGTACGCCTGCACTCCATGAACGCCCGGCAGCAGGAGGACATCATGGACCTTCTGGACCTGCGGGTGACGATCCTCGGGGAGGCCCCCCGCAAGACTCGCAGGGACGACCAGATCAGCGCCTGGTTCCGTGAGCGTGAGCGCGTCGTCCCGAACCTCACAGACGGCGCCTGGGAGCTTGTGGAGCCCATTCTGAAGGCCCGCAGGGGCCGGCGCCCTGCGGACGCGCGGGGACTGCTGGACGCACTGCTCACGAAGGCTCGTACAGGCTGCGCCTGGAACGATCTGAAATACGGCAACGTAGCCAGCATCTGGACCCGCTGGCTGAAGTCAGGGCTTTGGGATGACCTCATGGAAGCCCTTGCACTGGCGTCGGGAGAGCCGGCACGGGACGCGATCACGTTGCCTCCGCTGCGTATTGAGGGGCGCATTGATCCGCGCCTGTTCATTGGGGAAGATCAGTCGCCTGATCATGAGGACCCGTTCAAGGCGTCCCACTACAAGATCTCGCCGTTCGAGCTGGAGAGCGCGCTGCTGGAGCACGAGGCGGTGGCCGAGGCGGCGGTCGTGCCCGCCCCGGACCCGCTGCGGCTTGCCGTGCCGAAGGCGTATGTCGTACTCGCCGAGGGCTGGGAGCCGGGGCCCGCCACGGCCAGGGTGCTCTTCGCCCACTCGCGGTCGGTGCTCGCTCCCTACCAGCGGATCCGGCGCATCGAATTCGCCGAACTGCCCAGGACCGTGTCCGGCAAGATCCGCCGGATCGAGCTGCGTGAGCGTACGGCGAAGGGCTCCGGCGCCGAGTACGACGAGGGGGACCTGCGATGA
- a CDS encoding winged helix DNA-binding domain-containing protein has product MASQKTNPGPAPTVLSTRALNRATLARQLLLRRTPMSAKDAVAHLVGLQAQNTKPPYYQLAARLQGFDPEELSGLMASREVGRMVTLRSTIHTHTADDCLTLRPLVQAARDRELNLFRKGLTGVDLARLAATTRDHVEERPRTLKEIRELLLKEWPEAEPLALSVAARCLLPLVQVTPRGLWGKSGQVALTTAEKWFGRESEPVPSPDATVLRYLAAFGPASVKDMQTWCGLTRLRDTFERLRPRLVTFQDVHGVELFDLPDAPRPDEDTPAPPRFLPEFDNLLLSHADRTRVVPAEYKARAWRGNQSHCTFLVDGFLAGIWRLEEAGGGAAATLTVEPFAALGRAQQAALVEEAGYVLATLTPAGTREVRFGVFSG; this is encoded by the coding sequence ATGGCCTCGCAGAAGACGAACCCGGGACCCGCGCCGACCGTTCTGAGCACGCGCGCCCTCAATCGCGCCACCCTGGCGCGCCAGCTCCTACTCCGGCGCACCCCGATGTCCGCGAAGGACGCCGTCGCGCACCTCGTCGGCCTCCAGGCGCAGAACACCAAGCCGCCGTACTACCAGCTCGCGGCCCGCCTCCAGGGCTTCGACCCCGAGGAGCTGTCGGGGCTGATGGCCTCGCGCGAGGTGGGCCGCATGGTCACCCTGCGCTCCACCATCCACACCCACACCGCGGACGACTGCCTCACGCTGCGCCCGCTCGTGCAGGCCGCGCGCGACCGCGAGCTGAACCTGTTCCGCAAGGGGCTCACGGGCGTGGACCTGGCCCGGCTGGCGGCGACGACCCGCGATCACGTCGAGGAGCGGCCCCGGACCCTGAAGGAGATCCGGGAGCTGCTGCTGAAGGAGTGGCCCGAAGCGGAGCCGCTCGCCCTCTCGGTCGCCGCGCGCTGCCTGCTGCCGCTGGTGCAGGTGACGCCGCGCGGGCTGTGGGGCAAGAGCGGGCAGGTGGCGCTGACCACCGCCGAGAAGTGGTTCGGCCGGGAGTCCGAACCGGTCCCGTCCCCCGACGCGACCGTACTGCGCTACCTCGCCGCGTTCGGTCCGGCCTCGGTCAAGGACATGCAGACCTGGTGCGGGCTGACGCGGCTGAGGGACACGTTCGAGCGGCTGCGGCCACGGCTCGTCACGTTCCAGGACGTACACGGCGTCGAGCTCTTCGACCTTCCGGACGCGCCCCGGCCGGACGAGGACACTCCCGCGCCGCCCCGCTTCCTGCCGGAGTTCGACAACCTGCTGCTGTCCCACGCGGACCGCACGCGGGTGGTGCCGGCGGAGTACAAGGCGCGCGCCTGGAGGGGCAACCAGAGTCACTGCACGTTCCTGGTGGACGGCTTCCTGGCGGGGATCTGGCGGCTGGAGGAGGCCGGGGGAGGAGCCGCCGCCACCCTGACCGTCGAGCCCTTCGCCGCGCTCGGCCGGGCGCAGCAGGCGGCGCTGGTGGAGGAGGCCGGGTACGTCCTGGCCACCCTGACGCCGGCCGGCACGCGCGAGGTGCGCTTCGGTGTCTTCTCCGGGTAG
- a CDS encoding magnesium and cobalt transport protein CorA, protein MTERRVRPALSPMKHAWRKQTPPPAVPPAGSSGADGGPAVDGVPRDGASVVHAALYRDGRRVSTPDSLADTFRELREYPSGMAWIGLHRPSEDEIHSLATEFDLHPLAVEDALEAHQRPKLERYGETLFVVLRAARYLDAAEEVDFGELHVFVGRDFVITVRHGAAPDLSAVRRRMEETPELLALGPEAVLYAILDAVVDGYAPVVEGVQNDIDEIETEVFRGDPEVSRRIYELSREMVEFQRATRPLVGMLHNLMAGFAKYRTDEELQRYLRDVADHVTHTSERVDGFRQALADILTVNSTLVTQQQNAEMRALAEAGFEQNEEIKKISAWAAILFAPTLVGTIYGMNFEAMPELDWAFGYPFAILLMAVVCTSLYVIFKKRDWL, encoded by the coding sequence ATGACGGAGCGACGTGTCCGTCCCGCCCTGTCCCCCATGAAGCACGCCTGGCGCAAGCAGACCCCGCCTCCGGCCGTGCCGCCCGCCGGCTCGTCGGGTGCGGACGGCGGTCCGGCCGTGGACGGCGTACCGCGAGACGGCGCCAGCGTGGTGCACGCCGCCCTCTACCGGGACGGCCGCCGCGTCTCCACTCCCGACTCGCTCGCCGACACCTTCCGCGAACTGCGCGAGTACCCGTCCGGCATGGCCTGGATCGGCCTGCACCGGCCGTCCGAGGACGAGATCCACTCCCTCGCCACCGAGTTCGACCTGCACCCGCTCGCCGTCGAGGACGCCCTGGAGGCCCATCAGCGTCCGAAGCTGGAGCGCTACGGCGAGACGCTGTTCGTCGTCCTGCGGGCGGCGCGCTACCTCGACGCCGCGGAGGAGGTCGACTTCGGCGAGCTGCACGTCTTCGTCGGCCGGGACTTCGTCATCACGGTCCGCCACGGCGCCGCGCCCGACCTCTCCGCGGTCCGCAGGCGCATGGAGGAGACCCCCGAGCTGCTGGCGCTGGGGCCCGAGGCCGTGCTGTACGCGATCCTCGACGCCGTGGTCGACGGATACGCCCCGGTGGTGGAGGGCGTGCAGAACGACATCGACGAGATCGAGACGGAGGTCTTCCGCGGCGATCCCGAGGTCTCGCGCCGCATCTACGAACTCTCCCGCGAGATGGTCGAGTTCCAGCGCGCCACCCGCCCCCTGGTCGGCATGCTGCACAACCTGATGGCGGGCTTCGCGAAGTACCGTACGGACGAGGAACTCCAGCGCTACCTGCGCGACGTGGCCGACCACGTCACCCACACCAGCGAGCGCGTCGACGGCTTCCGCCAGGCCCTGGCCGACATCCTCACGGTCAACTCCACGCTGGTCACCCAGCAGCAGAACGCGGAGATGCGGGCACTGGCCGAAGCGGGCTTCGAGCAGAACGAGGAGATCAAGAAGATCTCGGCCTGGGCGGCGATTCTCTTCGCCCCCACACTGGTCGGGACCATTTACGGGATGAACTTCGAGGCGATGCCGGAGCTGGACTGGGCGTTCGGCTATCCCTTCGCGATCCTGCTGATGGCGGTGGTGTGTACGAGCCTGTACGTCATCTTCAAGAAGCGTGACTGGCTGTAG
- a CDS encoding DMT family transporter gives MQSSSALPGRQGVLYVAIAATAWGTGGAVAAELYDVGGIGPVSVSFWRFVTGLMVLLTAHLVRRSRRPGTASLRGWFTANSRQAMVTGFGLAVYQTAYFASVQQAGLTVATVVTLGSGPLLVTVGARLMLAERQGAAGTCAVVSGVAGLVMLTTGADANTGPHPLLGIGYALLSAVGYAGVTLLGRASGRRHTGGAFESTVTGFAVGTVCLLPMALLEGLLPGMERAVPTLGLMLYLGAVPTALAYTLFFTGLGAVRAATASVVALVEPLTAAVIGIAVFGERLNAVVLTGTALMLCAVLFLAAGEGPRPAPLPASPHGDPARTGPTAPDPARPAKD, from the coding sequence GTGCAGTCCTCTTCAGCCCTGCCCGGCCGGCAGGGCGTTCTCTACGTCGCGATCGCGGCGACAGCGTGGGGCACCGGCGGCGCCGTGGCCGCCGAGCTGTACGACGTCGGCGGGATCGGTCCCGTCTCCGTCTCCTTCTGGCGGTTCGTGACCGGGCTCATGGTGCTCCTGACAGCCCACCTGGTCCGGCGCTCCCGGCGGCCCGGCACGGCGTCGTTACGGGGGTGGTTCACCGCGAACAGCCGGCAGGCCATGGTCACGGGCTTCGGGCTGGCCGTGTACCAGACCGCCTACTTCGCCTCGGTGCAACAGGCCGGGCTCACGGTGGCGACGGTGGTGACCCTCGGTTCGGGGCCCCTGCTGGTCACCGTCGGAGCCCGGCTCATGCTGGCCGAACGCCAGGGCGCCGCCGGCACCTGCGCCGTGGTGAGCGGCGTCGCCGGCCTGGTGATGCTGACGACGGGCGCCGACGCGAACACCGGCCCCCACCCCCTCCTGGGTATCGGGTACGCGCTGCTGTCCGCCGTCGGCTACGCGGGCGTGACCCTGCTGGGGCGCGCTTCCGGCCGCAGGCACACCGGTGGTGCGTTCGAGTCGACGGTGACCGGCTTCGCGGTGGGGACCGTCTGCCTGCTGCCCATGGCTCTCCTGGAAGGACTGCTGCCCGGCATGGAGCGTGCGGTACCGACCCTGGGGCTGATGCTCTACCTGGGGGCGGTGCCGACCGCGCTGGCGTACACGCTCTTCTTCACCGGCCTCGGCGCCGTACGGGCCGCGACGGCCTCCGTGGTCGCCCTGGTCGAACCGCTCACCGCCGCGGTCATCGGCATCGCGGTCTTCGGTGAACGGCTGAACGCGGTCGTCCTCACCGGTACGGCGCTGATGCTGTGCGCGGTGCTCTTCCTCGCCGCCGGCGAAGGGCCCCGCCCGGCGCCGCTCCCCGCGTCACCCCATGGGGACCCGGCCCGCACCGGGCCCACCGCACCCGACCCGGCCCGGCCGGCCAAGGACTGA
- a CDS encoding class I SAM-dependent methyltransferase has protein sequence MTPEPMTREPTLATDYASGALSKDTPEEFERLRLLQEWGDPDTRTVLRTAGIGRDWRCLEIGAGAGAVARWMAEQCPDGSVVAVDIDTRYLADELPNLEWRTGDIRELDFAPGEFDLVHSRLTFCHLPEREALVEKAVRWLKPGGRLALGDAMCMPAAGSVYEPVRRFFGALEEGWAAQGSDMLGWAQTIPSRLARAGLRDIGVLTRANCIGEQGPYGALTAANIRQEGAYLVASGLLEQTDVDAVIALCDDPGFTDLRSITVYASGRKPADDGRGAG, from the coding sequence ATGACCCCTGAGCCGATGACCCGTGAACCGACTCTGGCGACCGACTACGCGTCGGGCGCGCTGAGCAAGGACACACCGGAGGAGTTCGAGCGACTGCGGCTGCTCCAGGAGTGGGGTGATCCGGACACCCGTACCGTCCTGCGGACAGCGGGCATCGGCCGCGACTGGCGGTGCCTGGAGATAGGCGCGGGCGCCGGGGCCGTCGCACGGTGGATGGCCGAGCAGTGCCCGGACGGCTCCGTCGTCGCCGTCGACATCGACACCCGGTACCTCGCCGACGAGCTGCCCAACCTGGAGTGGCGCACCGGCGACATACGCGAACTCGACTTCGCACCCGGCGAGTTCGACCTGGTCCACTCCCGGCTGACCTTCTGCCACCTGCCCGAGCGGGAGGCCCTGGTCGAGAAGGCGGTGCGGTGGCTCAAGCCCGGGGGACGGCTCGCGCTCGGCGACGCGATGTGCATGCCGGCCGCGGGCTCGGTGTACGAGCCGGTCCGCCGCTTCTTCGGGGCCCTGGAGGAGGGGTGGGCCGCGCAGGGCTCCGACATGCTGGGGTGGGCGCAGACGATCCCGTCCCGGCTGGCGCGCGCCGGGCTGCGTGACATCGGTGTCCTGACCCGGGCCAACTGCATCGGCGAGCAGGGCCCCTACGGCGCGCTGACCGCCGCCAACATCCGTCAGGAGGGCGCCTACCTGGTCGCCTCCGGTCTGCTGGAACAGACGGACGTCGACGCGGTGATCGCCCTGTGCGACGATCCCGGGTTCACCGACCTCCGCTCGATCACGGTCTACGCCTCGGGCCGCAAACCCGCCGACGACGGGCGCGGCGCCGGGTAG
- a CDS encoding amidase — MADARTARRATALHELSVPEAGALLRAGELTSVELTRHALDRITRLDPALSAFILVTGETALERAAAADRDLRAGIDRGPMHGIPYALKDIIDAEGVPTTNASRLCADHVARTDSTVESRLRAGGGVGLGKLTTFEFAVGGPSFDLPFPPARNPWSPEHVPSGSSSGSGAAVAAGLVRVTVGSDTSGSTRGPAFHCGAVGLKPTRGRVSGHGIQPLSHTLDQFGPLTWTVADAAAALQVIAGADPADPRTADVEVPDYGAQLERGVAGLRIATSPGWYADDPGTLPEIVTGIERALGVLGGLGADVEQVVLEPYDVFNAVGRVVFAAEAFATHEDDLRQHPRSFGRYTYQRVMPGAGIGAADLLRAHEVRRMLTRRLDETVFAGHDVLITACGQTTAARWSDFPENWPPPKLANDMQTIPFSVTGHPALSLPIGFADNGLPIGLQIIGRPFEEATVFRVAAALESALGRRDRRPPEPDSGGNP; from the coding sequence ATGGCTGACGCCCGAACGGCTAGACGGGCCACGGCCCTGCACGAGCTCTCCGTACCGGAGGCCGGAGCGCTGCTGCGGGCGGGTGAGCTCACCTCGGTCGAGCTCACCCGCCACGCCCTCGACCGGATCACGCGCCTCGACCCCGCGCTCAGCGCCTTCATCCTGGTGACGGGCGAGACGGCGCTCGAACGCGCCGCCGCGGCCGACCGGGACCTGCGGGCCGGGATCGACCGCGGGCCGATGCACGGCATTCCGTACGCGCTCAAGGACATCATCGACGCGGAGGGGGTGCCCACGACCAACGCCTCGCGGCTGTGCGCCGACCACGTCGCGCGCACGGACAGCACGGTCGAGAGCCGGCTGCGCGCCGGCGGCGGCGTCGGACTCGGCAAACTGACCACGTTCGAGTTCGCGGTCGGCGGCCCGAGCTTCGATCTGCCGTTCCCGCCAGCCCGCAACCCCTGGAGCCCCGAGCACGTGCCGAGCGGGTCGTCCTCGGGGTCCGGCGCCGCGGTCGCGGCCGGCCTGGTCCGGGTCACCGTCGGCTCCGACACGAGCGGCTCCACCCGCGGCCCGGCGTTCCACTGCGGCGCCGTAGGGCTCAAGCCGACACGCGGACGGGTGTCGGGCCACGGCATCCAGCCGCTCTCGCACACCTTGGACCAGTTCGGGCCGCTGACCTGGACCGTCGCCGACGCGGCGGCCGCACTTCAGGTCATCGCGGGCGCCGACCCGGCCGACCCGCGCACCGCCGACGTCGAAGTCCCCGACTACGGAGCGCAGTTGGAACGCGGCGTCGCCGGTCTGCGGATCGCGACCTCGCCCGGCTGGTACGCCGACGACCCCGGCACGCTGCCCGAGATCGTCACCGGTATCGAGCGGGCACTCGGTGTGCTCGGCGGCCTCGGCGCCGACGTCGAACAGGTCGTACTGGAGCCGTACGACGTGTTCAACGCGGTCGGCCGGGTCGTCTTCGCGGCAGAGGCGTTCGCCACCCACGAGGACGACCTGCGCCAGCACCCGCGCTCGTTCGGCCGCTACACCTACCAGCGTGTGATGCCCGGCGCGGGGATCGGGGCGGCCGACCTGCTGCGGGCCCACGAGGTCCGCCGCATGCTGACCCGGCGGCTCGACGAGACCGTCTTCGCCGGTCACGACGTGCTGATCACCGCGTGCGGCCAGACGACCGCCGCTCGCTGGAGCGACTTCCCCGAGAACTGGCCGCCGCCCAAGCTCGCCAACGACATGCAGACGATCCCGTTCAGCGTCACCGGCCACCCGGCCCTGTCGCTGCCGATCGGCTTCGCCGACAACGGCCTGCCCATCGGTCTGCAAATCATCGGACGGCCCTTCGAGGAGGCGACCGTCTTCAGGGTGGCGGCGGCGCTGGAGAGCGCACTGGGGCGGCGCGACCGACGTCCGCCGGAGCCCGACAGCGGAGGCAACCCATGA
- a CDS encoding aminopeptidase P family protein, with the protein MANIGREEVSGAHDSEIPAQFVDFMATGWREEEVDLTPVAQVKHLARRRELLSQAFPGDTLVIPTGNIHSRTFGAPYDFRAGSDFLWLTGDQEPDSVLVMHPTATGHDAVLYVQPRSDATSGAQYLDRMDGEIWHGRRFSPGEKAVRLGIETRVLGELPGVLGRVASSDRLRVLRGYDRGIDGGLERGVLPVTAGNVARDGLLASVLSELRLVKDEWEIAQLQDAVDATVRGFEDVARRLRPDGVTAERFVDGVFAWRARVEGNGVGYSSVVAGGGRSTILHWSRNDGVVEPGQVLLLDMGVENVNGYTADVTRVLPVSGSFSVAQRDVYDIVYAARTAGLGVLAPGVAFVEVQEVCNRVLAEGLRGLGLLRGSVEEALDPSSLEYRRWSLHGFGHMLGLDVHDCGHSRPEFYGGGVLRENHVLTMEPGLYLQPHDELVPAELRGVGVRIEDDVQVTASGARVLTEALPTQSHEVESWLAAQREAGPREPGTDDV; encoded by the coding sequence ATGGCGAACATCGGACGGGAAGAAGTCTCGGGCGCTCACGACTCGGAGATCCCGGCACAGTTCGTGGATTTCATGGCGACGGGCTGGCGGGAGGAGGAGGTGGACCTGACGCCGGTGGCGCAGGTGAAGCACCTGGCGCGGCGGCGCGAGCTGCTGTCGCAGGCGTTCCCGGGTGACACGCTGGTGATCCCGACGGGCAACATCCACTCGCGGACGTTCGGCGCGCCGTACGACTTCCGCGCCGGCAGCGACTTCCTGTGGCTCACCGGTGACCAGGAGCCCGACTCGGTCCTGGTCATGCATCCGACGGCCACCGGTCACGACGCGGTGCTGTACGTGCAGCCGAGGTCGGACGCCACGTCCGGCGCCCAGTACCTCGACCGCATGGACGGGGAGATCTGGCACGGGCGTCGGTTCTCGCCGGGGGAGAAGGCGGTGCGTCTGGGGATTGAGACGCGGGTGTTGGGTGAGTTGCCCGGGGTGTTGGGGCGGGTGGCGTCGTCGGACCGGTTGCGGGTGTTGCGGGGTTATGACCGTGGTATCGACGGTGGTCTGGAGCGTGGTGTGTTGCCGGTGACGGCGGGCAATGTGGCGCGTGACGGGTTGTTGGCGAGTGTGTTGTCGGAGTTGCGGTTGGTGAAGGACGAGTGGGAGATCGCGCAGTTGCAGGATGCGGTCGATGCGACGGTGCGTGGTTTTGAGGATGTGGCGCGGCGGTTGCGGCCGGATGGTGTGACGGCTGAGCGGTTTGTTGATGGTGTGTTCGCGTGGCGTGCGCGGGTGGAGGGCAATGGGGTGGGTTACAGCTCTGTTGTGGCTGGTGGTGGGCGTTCGACGATTTTGCACTGGTCGCGGAATGACGGGGTGGTTGAGCCGGGGCAGGTGTTGTTGTTGGACATGGGTGTGGAGAACGTCAATGGTTATACGGCTGATGTGACGCGGGTGTTGCCGGTGTCGGGTTCGTTCAGTGTGGCGCAGCGTGATGTGTACGACATTGTGTATGCGGCGCGGACGGCGGGGCTTGGGGTGTTGGCGCCGGGGGTTGCGTTTGTTGAGGTTCAGGAGGTGTGCAACCGGGTTCTGGCGGAGGGGTTGCGTGGGTTGGGGTTGTTGAGGGGGAGTGTGGAGGAGGCGTTGGATCCGTCGTCGTTGGAGTACCGGCGGTGGTCGTTGCACGGGTTCGGGCACATGTTGGGTCTGGATGTGCATGACTGTGGGCATTCGCGTCCGGAGTTCTACGGGGGTGGGGTGTTGCGGGAGAATCATGTGCTGACGATGGAGCCGGGTCTGTATTTGCAGCCGCATGATGAGTTGGTGCCTGCGGAGTTGCGTGGTGTGGGTGTGCGGATCGAGGACGATGTGCAGGTCACGGCGTCGGGTGCGCGGGTGTTGACGGAGGCGTTGCCGACGCAGTCGCACGAGGTGGAGTCCTGGCTCGCCGCGCAGCGTGAGGCCGGCCCCCGGGAACCGGGCACCGATGACGTCTGA